The following are encoded in a window of Acropora muricata isolate sample 2 chromosome 6, ASM3666990v1, whole genome shotgun sequence genomic DNA:
- the LOC136920724 gene encoding trace amine-associated receptor 9-like yields the protein MNETEGQISPKSSDFLVLVALSCVSAVIAVIGNTVVLIAVYSTKTLHTISNFFIASLAAADLVVGIVLNPLLAYKAIFFSYLYPERLLEGSAFDMVEDFAWIQAIVATTFGLTAISVDRYVAVNFGLRYREFASRKQCIIAIMSVWISSVVFASVRLFTTKPRQLSILWLVMGVVTCILPLIIITFCYLSIFVAARSQARKIRENTLRRTGEEPWNDNNAQISHRKTAITVAIVILLFIVLWVPSLITAAIQLGSDKAEDRKTLYIFERKVWLWVSLLAYFSSAINPWIYSIRSTQFRIACKKLFKCPNVPHFRRVQATVHVPTTVIAEEIINLERKMKNHDFYRQCGMCKKINNSDIVQYLWKLANHVTSSVAICEAF from the exons ATGAATGAAACTGAAGGTCAAATTTCTCCAAAGTCTTCGGACTTCTTAGTGCTTGTTGCACTGAGCTGTGTGTCGGCGGTCATAGCCGTAATTGGCAATACGGTTGTTTTAATAGCAGTTTATAGCACGAAGACATTGCATACGATATCTAACTTTTTCATTGCTTCATTAGCAGCGGCCGATCTAGTAGTTGGAATCGTTCTCAATCCTCTTTTAGCTTACAAGGCAATATTCTTTAGCTATCTTTACCCTGAGCGCTTGCTGGAGGGCTCTGCCTTTGACATGGTAGAGGACTTTGCCTGGATCCAAGCCATAGTTGCCACGACATTTGGATTGACAGCGATTAGTGTCGATCGTTATGTGGCAGTGAATTTTGGGTTGAGATACAGGGAGTTTGCATCTCGAAAGCAATGCATCATCGCTATCATGTCTGTGTGGATTAGTTCTGTAGTTTTTGCCAGTGTGCGTCTTTTCACGACCAAGCCACGACAGCTATCTATTCTCTGGCTTGTGATGGGGGTTGTGACTTGTATATTACCtctaattatcataacattcTGTTATTTGAGTATTTTTGTAGCTGCTAGGAGTCAGGCAAGAAAGATTCGCGAAAACACTTTACGAAGAACTGGCGAGGAGCCTTGGAACGACAACAACGCCCAGATCAGTCACCGAAAGACCGCCATCACAGTTGCAATAGTTATCTTACTTTTCATCGTTTTGTGGGTTCCAAGCCTTATCACAGCAGCAATTCAGCTCGGTTCAGACAAAGCAGAGGATCGGAAAACATTATATATCTTTGAACGTAAGGTGTGGCTTTGGGTTAGCCTGTTGGCGTATTTTTCTTCTGCGATCAACCCATGGATATATTCGATAAGATCGACACAATTTCGAATAGCTTGCAAGAAACTTTTCAAATGTCCTAACGTGCCTCACTTCAGACGAGTTCAAGCGACCGTGCACGTACCTACAACAGTCATTGCTGAAGAAATCATAAATCTTGAACGAA AAATGAAGAACCATGACTTCTACCGGCAATGTGGTATGTGCAAAAAGATTAACAACAGTGATATCGTGCAGTACCTGTGGAAATTAGCCAATCATGTGACAAGTTCAGTTGCAATTTGTGAAGCCTTTTAA